The genomic window TGCGTGCGGGCCTGCGCGATGTACTGGTGGAGCCGCGCCGGGCCGGGCTGATCACCGGCTTCGAGGCGGCACGCGACGCAGCGCTGTCGGCCGCTGCGCTGGGCGCCGGCATTTCCGGCGCCGGTCCCAGCGTGTTCGCCTGGTTCGAAGACGCTGATCAGGCGCATGCCGCGGTGGCACCGGTGCGTGCGGCGTTCGCCGCTGCCGGCGTCGACAGCGATGCGTGGGTGTCGCCGCTGGATGCTGCGGGTGCGCGGCTGTGCTGAATCCTTCCCCTCTCCTGGAACCCTGTCCCATGCAATTTGTTTCGACCCGAGGCCAAGCACCGGCCGTTGGCCTCAGCGCGGCGATCGCCGCCGGGCTGGCACCCGATGGCGGGCTGTACGTGCCCCAGGCGCTACCCGCGCCGCGTGCGCTACAGGCCGGCGCAACCCTGGCCGACACCGCCGCCGATCTGCTGGCGCCGTTCTTCGCCGGGGATGCGCTGGCAGAGGCGCTGCCGTCGATCTGCAGCGCGGCCTTCAACTTCCCGGTGCCGTTGCGCGCGCTCGCTGCCGGCGACCACGTGCTTGAGCTGTTCCATGGCCCGACGGCGGCCTTCAAGGACATCGGCGCGCGCTTCCTGGCCGGCACCCTGTCGCGGCTGCAGGCGGGCCAGGATCGCGACCTGACGATCGTGGTGGCCACCTCCGGCGATACCGGGGCTGCTGTGGCCGCGGCCTTCCACCGCCAGCCGGGGGTACGGGTGGTGGTGCTGTACCCCGACGGTCGCGTGTCACCGCGGCAGGCACATCAGCTGGGCTGCTTCGGCGACAACATCCGGGCACTGCGCGTGGCCGGTTCGTTCGATGACTGCCAGGCCATGGCCAAGCAGGCCCTGGCCGATCGCCCGCTGCAGGCACAGGTGCCGTTGAGTTCGGCCAACAGCATCAGCCTGGGCCGGCTGCTGCCGCAGATGAGCTACTACGCGCACGCGGCGCTGGGCCACCACGCGCAGCATCGGCGCCGCCTCAACCTGGTGGTGCCGACCGGCAACCTCGGCAACGCGATGGCGGCGGTGCTGGCACGCGCACTGGGCGTGCCGATCGGCCAGATCGTGCTGGCCACCAATGCGAACGCCGTGCTGCCGTCCTACTTCAATGGCGGCGCGTACCAGCCGCAGGCCAGCGTTGCCACCGTTGCCAATGCGATGGATGTGGGCGCACCGAGCAACTTCGAGCGGCTGCGCTGGCTCTATCACGGCGATGACGCAGAGCTGCGCGCGGCGTTCCGTGCGTTCGCGGTGGACGACGTGACCATCCGCGCCACGATTGCGTCAGCGCATGCCAGCCGCGGCGAACGGGTGTGCCCGCACACGGCCACGGCGGTAAAGGTGCTGCAGGACCTGCGCGCGGGCGGTGCCAAGGGCGACTGGGCGGTGGTGGCCACCGCGCATCCGGCCAAGTTCGAGGCCGTGGTCGAGCCGTTGATCGGTGAACCCGTGGCCGTGCCGCCGGCATTGGATGCGTTGTTGCAGCGGCCGGCGCATGCCGAACCGTTGGCGGCCGATTACGCGGCGTTGCGCGAGGTGTTGCTGCGTTGGTAGCGCCGAGCCATGCCCGGCTGCTGTTCGCGCACCACAGGTAGCGCCGGGCCATGCCCGGCGAGCGCAGCGGCTCAGATCAACCCTTCACCGGCCAGCCCGCGCAACCCGTCCTCGTCGAGGATCTCCACCACGTTCAGGTGGGGCAGGGCAATCAGCCCCTGCTGGCGCAGCTTGGTGAAGGTGCGGCTGACCGTTTCCATGGTCAGGCCCAGGTGGTCGGCGATATCGCCGCGGCCCATCGGCAGCGACACGCGCAGGCCGTCGCCGCCGAGCCGGGCCTCGCGTGCGGCCAGCCGCAGCAGGAAGTCGGCCAGTTTCTCCGCCGGTTGCAGCCGGGCCAGCGCCAGCGCGGCATCCTGTGCGGCGTCCAGCTCCTGGCAGGCGCGTTGCAGCAGCTTGCGTTCCAGGTGCGGGAAACGGGCGCGCAGGCCCTTCATCTGCGGCAGCGCGACGCGGCACACACGGCTATCGGCAATGGCCTCGATATCGTAGCGATGGTGGTCGCTGCCGCTCAGGCCCAGGTAGTCGCCCGGCAGCACGAAGCCGTTGATCTGGCGCCGGCCGTCAGCCAGCGTGCGCACCAGGCGCAGCGCACCGGCGGTCAATGTATAGACATGCTGGCGTTCTTCGCCGGTCCGGGCCAGCGTGCCGCCCATCGTCACCTGCTGCGAAACAGTGACCTGCTCCAGCGCCTGCACTTCATCGGGCGACAGCGCCGAGCACACCGCAAGGTGGCGAACCGAGCAGTGCAGGCAGTCCAGCGTGGTGCAGGACGGCGCAGCGGGATCGTTGGCGGCGGGCGGGGCGCCGGAAGGCCGGGACATGTTGCGTGGGCGTATCGCGGGCGGGGGAGGCCTTTATGATACTTCAAGCGGCCGTTGCACCCGAATTCCACGGCCACGCGATGCGGGGCGCTAGAATGTCGCCCCCTCCCACGTCCCCGTTCCCGCAGGAGTTCCGCCCGTGATCAAGCCCCGTACCCCGCCCGGCACCCTTGAACTGCTGCCGCGCGAGCAGATTGCGTTCCAGCGCATGCTGGACGTCATCCGCCGCAACTACGAGCGCTTCGGGTTCCTGCCGGTGGAGACGCCGGTGTTCGAGCTGTCCGACGTCCTGCTGACCAAGTCCGGGGGCGAGACCGAGCGCCAGGTGTACTTCGTGCAGTCCACCGGCGCGCTGGCCAATGCGGCCGAGTCGGGCGACCGATCGCTGCCGGAGATGGCGCTGCGCTTCGACCTGACCGTGCCGCTGGCGCGTTACGTGGCCGAGCACGAACACGAACTGACCTTCCCGTTCCGCCGCTACCAGATGCAGCGCGTCTATCGTGGCGAGCGTGCCCAGCGCGGTCGATTCCGCGAGTTCTACCAGTGCGACATCGACGTGATCGGCAAGGACAGCCTGAGCGTGCGTTATGACGCCGAAGTGCTGGCGGTCATCCACGCGGTGTTCTCGGAGCTGCGTATCGGCGATTTCAGCATCCAGTTGAACAACCGCAAGCTGATGCGGGGCTTCTTCGAGGCCCAAGGCGTCATTGATGGCGATCTGCAGGCCTTGGTGCTTCGGGAAGTGGACAAGCTGGACAAGCGCGGTCCCGATTACGTGCGTGAGACTCTCGTTGGGCCAGATTTTGGTTTAGAGCCTGCGGCAGTTCAGCGCATCCTCGACTTCGTTGAGATTCGTTCGAGTTCTTTCGACGACGCACTCGCCAAGATCGACAAGGTGGTCGACGCGGTTCAGTCTCTGAGCGGTGGCAGCGAGCAATTGCACGCAGGTGCCGCCGAGCTGCGTGAAGTGCTGCAGCTGGTGCAGGCACTGGGCGTGCCGGAAAGTGCCTACTGCCTCAATTTCTCGATTGCGCGCGGCCTGGATTACTACACCGGTACTGTCTACGAAACCACCCTGACCGATCACCCGCAGATCGGTTCGATCTGCTCCGGTGGCCGCTACGAGGATCTGGCCAGCCACTACAGCAAGTCGAAGCTGCCCGGCGTGGGCATCTCCATCGGCCTGTCGCGCCTGTTCTGGCAGCTGCGCGAAGCCGGCTTGATCGACGGCATCGAGGCCAGCAGCGTGCAGGCACTGGTGGCGCTGATGGACGAACAGGGCATGCCGGAATCGTTGGATATCGCCCGTCGCCTGCGCGCCGGCGGCATCAACACCGAAGTGCAGATGGAGCCGAAGAAGATCGGCAAGCAGTTCCAGTACGCGGCCAAGGCCGGCATCCGCTTCGTCGCGCTGGCTGGCGAGGACGAGCTGGCGCGCGGCGTGGTGGCGGTGAAGGATCTGCTGCGCGAGCAGCAGTTCGAAGTCTCCCGCGACGAGCTGGCCAGCACCCTGCAGGTCGAGCTGGAACAGTCGAAGGTGATGTGACCGCCCGCGTCCACCACGCCGCCGATCAACACAGACGCCCACCACCCGGTGGGCGTCTGCGTTTACGGGACACGGCGGTCGGGTCCGCGCCCGGCCGCGTGGCGTGATTTGACGCACTGCGCAAGAATGCGCTAATGTACTAACGCGCTATTACATTGATGCAAGAGTCCTGCCCGTGAAAGCCCGTCCCGACATCACCGCCAAAGACCCCAAGGCCGACCTGCAGGCGCTGGCCCAGGCCTTCGCCGCCCTGCGCGAACCGGAGCAGGTCGAAGCTTTCCTGCGTGACCTGTGCACCCCGGCCGAACTGGAAGCCATGGCCGACCGCTGGAAGGTGGTGCCGCTGCTGCAGCAGGGCGTGCCCTACCGCGAAATCCATGAACGCACCGGTGTCAGCGTGACCACCACCGGGCGGGTGGCGCGCACGCTCGAGCACGGCCATCGAGGCTATGCCGCTGCCATCGACCGCCTTGCCGCGCGCTGATCCGCGCCCCGTTCCGACCTTCGAGACCTCCCCCATGAGTGCAACCCAGGCAGCGCCGGCGCGAGACCGGCTGCGTATCGCCATCCAGAAGAGCGGCCGGCTGGCCGAACCCGCCCGCAACCTGCTCAGCGCCTGTGGCCTGAGCTGGCGCGAAAGCCGCGACAAGCTGTTCTGCTACGGCGAGTCGCTGCCGGTGGACCTGCTGCTGGTGCGCGACGACGACATCCCCGGCCTGATCGCCGACGGCGTCTGCGACCTCGGCATCGTCGGCCGCAACGAACTGGATGAGCAGGCCGCTGCACGTCGCCAGCTCGGCCTGCCCGATGCCTACCAGGCGCTGCGCGGGCTGGGCTTCGGCCAGTGCCGGCTGATGCTGGCGGTGCCGGAGGAGTGGCAGTGGCAGGGGCCTGCGCAGCTGGCGGGCACGCGCATCGCTACCAGCTACCCGGCCATCCTCAGCCAGTGGCTGGCGGCGCAAGGCGTGCAGGCACAGGTGGTGGAGCTGTCCGGTTCGGTCGAGATCGCTCCCCGCCTGGGTACCGCCGACCTGATCTGCGACCTGGTTTCCAGCGGTGCCACGCTGCGCGCCAACCAGTTGACCCCGGTGCACAACCTGCTGGACAGCGAAGCGGTGCTGGCAGGTGCGGTGCGCATTCCCGACGACGCCCGCGGCGCGCTGCGCAGCATGCTGCTGCGCCGGCTGGACGGTGTGGTGCAGCGCCAGGACCGCAAGCTGCTGATGTTCCGCGCGGCCGAAGACCGCGTGGCGGCGTTGGCAGACCTGTTGGCCGATGCCGAGCCGTTGGTGCGTTTGCCAGCCGATGGCGGCGCGTTGCGGCTGCAGACCATGTGCCCGGGGCCATTGACCTGGCAGCGCATGGAAGAGCTGGAGCGCGCCGGTGCGCAGGGCCTGATGGTACTGAGCGTGGAGCGGTCGCTGGCATGAATCGTCTGATCTGGTCACACCTTGATGACGCTGCGCGCGGTGCAGCCCTGACCCGCCCGGTGCAGGCCGTTGCACAGCAGACCCGCCAGGCGGTGGCGGCGCTGATCGCGCAGGTGCGCGCTCAGGGCGATGAGGCACTGCGTTCGATCACCGCGCGCTTCGATGGCGTCGCGCTGGACGGCTTTGAAGTCACCGACGCCGAATTCGCCGCTGCCGAAGCGACGATTCCGGCGACGCTTCGCCAGGCCATGGTCGACGCGGCCGACCGCATCACGCGCTTCCACCGCGCCGGCATGGGCCAGGGCTATGCTGTTGAAACCGCGCCGGGCGTGGTCTGCGAACGCATGCTGCGGCCGATCGGCCGGGTCGGCCTGTATGTGCCGGCCGGCAGCGCGCCGCTGCCCTCGACCGCGCTGATGCTGGGCGTTCCCGCACGCCTGGCCGGGTGCCCGCAGGTGGTGCTGTGCACGCCGCCGCGTGCCGATGGCACGGCTGATCCAGCGGTGCTGGTGGCAGCGCGCCTGACCGGCGTGCAGCGCGTGTTCAAGCTGGGCGGTGCGCAGGCAATCGCTGCGATGGCCTACGGTACCGCCAGCATCCCGGCCTGCGACAAGCTGTTCGGGCCGGGCAACAGTTTCGTGACCGAGGCCAAGCAGCAGGTCGCGCAGGACGGTGCAGCGGCGATCGACATGCCGGCCGGTCCATCCGAGGTGCTGGTGATCGCCGACGCCGGTGCCACCCCTGCCTTCGTAGCCGCCGATCTGCTGTCGCAGGCCGAGCACGGCCCGGATTCGCAGGTCGTGCTGCTCACCGATGATGCGGCGATGCTGGCCGCGGTCGAGGCGGAGGTGCAGCGCCAGCTCGCACGGCTGCCGCGGCAGGAGATCGCGCGGCAGGCGCTGTCGGCTTCGCAGCTGATCCTGGTGGACACGCTGGATGATGCGTTCGCCATCAGCAACCGCTACGCGCCCGAGCACCTGATCCTGGCGCTGCGCGAACCCCGCCGTTGGCTGGACCAGGTGCAGGCGGCCGGCTCGGTGTTCCTGGGTGACTACACGCCTGAAGCCCTGGGCGACTATTGCAGCGGCACCAACCACGTGCTGCCCACCGCGGGTGCTGCGCGTGCCTACAGCGGGGTCAGCGTGGCCAGCTTCCAGAACCTGATCAGCGTGCAGAGCGCCAGCGCAGAGGGCCTGGCCGCGATAGGTGGCTGCGCGCGCATCCTGGCCCGTGCCGAAGGCCTGGACGCGCACGAACGGGCGGTGGCGCTGCGCATGGAGGTGGCCGCATGAGCGCCATCAATGACGTGCTGGCGCTGGTGCGCCCGGACCTGCAGGCCTTCGCCGGGTACAGCTCGGCGCGCAGTGCGGCGGTACAGGGCGATGTCTGGCTGAACGCCAATGAATCGGCCTGGGCCAATCCGGCCGATGCCAGCGGCGCCAGCCGGCGCTATCCGGAACCGCAGCCCGGCGCGCTGCGTGCCGCGCTGGCTGCGCTGTACCAGGTGCAGCCGGACCAGCTGCTGCTGGGCCGGGGCAGCGACGAGGCCATCGATCTGCTGGTGCGCGCACTGTGCGTGCCCGGCCGCGATGGCGTGCTGGTCACCCCGCCGGTGTTCGGCATGTACGCCGTCTGCGCCAACCTGCAGCGCGCGCCGCTGATCGAAGTGCCGCTGGTGGACAACGCGCAGGGCCTGCGCGCCGACCTGGACGCCGTGATCGCCACGGCCAAGGCGCGGTCGGCGAAGCTGGTGTTCCTGTGCGCGCCGTCCAATCCGGCCGGCAGTGACATCGCCCTGGCCGAGGTCGAACGTGTCGCCGGCGCGCTGCGCGGCCAGGCGCTGGTGGTGGTGGACGAGGCCTATGTGGAGTATGCCGGGCGCGCGTCGGCCACCACCTTGCTGGGTACCCACGCCAACCTGGCGGTGCTGCGCACCCTGTCCAAGGCCCATGCGCTGGCTGCTGCCCGGATCGGTACGCTGATCGCCGCACCGGAACTGATTGCGGTGCTGCGACGCTGCCAGGCCCCGTACCCGGTGCCGACACCGTGCGCGGAACTGGCCGTGCAGGCACTGCAGCCGGCTGCGCTGGCACGCACCGCCGAGCGCGTGGCCACCGTCATCGCCGAGCGCGAACGCCTGCGCGCGGCACTGGCCGGCCTGCCCGGGGTACGCCGCGTGTACGCCTCGGCCGGCAACTACCTGCTGGTCCGCTTCGCCGACGCCCAGGCCGCCTTCGACACGCTGCTGGCGGCGGGGGTGGTGGTACGCGACCAGCGCGCCGCGCCGCAGCTGGATGACGCGCTGCGCATCAGCATCGGCAGCCCCGAGGAGAACGACCGCATGCTGGCCGCGCTGTCGGCGCGGAGGGCCGCGGCATGACCCCGATCCTGTTCATCGACCGCGACGGCACGCTCATCGAGGAGCCGGCCGATTTCCAGATCGACGCCTACGAGAAGCTGCGCTTCGTACCGCAGGTGATTCCGGCGCTGCTGAAGCTGCGCGACGCCGGTTACCAGTTCGTGATCGTCACCAACCAGGATGGGCTGGGCAGCGACAGCTACCCGCGCGCCAGTTTCGATGGTCCCAATGACCTGATGCTGCAGATCTTCCAGAGCCAGGGCATCATCTTCCGTGACGTGCTGGTGGACTGCAGCTGGCCGCAGGACAACGCGCCCACGCGCAAGCCGGGCATCGGCCTGATGACCGCCTACCTGCAGGACCGCAGCATCGACTGGGCGCGCTCGGGCATGGTGGGCGACCGCATCACCGACCTGCAGTTCGCCGACAATCTCAACATCCGCGGGTTCCAGCTGCGTACCGAGCAGTTCGGCGGCGCGTGGGACTGGCCGGGCATCGCCCACGCGCTGGCCGATGCGCCGCGCACCGCCGTGGTCCAGCGCAACACGAAAGAGACCAGGATCCGCGTCGAACTGGATCTGGACCGTGCCGGTGATGCGCGCATCGCCACCGGGCTGCCGTTCTTCGACCACATGCTGGAACAGATCGGCAAGCACGCAGGGTTCGCCCTGGACATCCAGGCCGAGGGTGACCTGCACATCGACGAACACCACACCATCGAGGATACCGGGCTCGCGCTGGGCCAGGCGCTGCGCGAGGCGCTGGGTGACAAGCGCGGCATCGGCCGCTACGGCTTCACCCTGCCGATGGACGAAACCCTGGCCAGCGCCGCACTGGACTTCAGTGGCCGCCCGTACTTCGTGTTCGAAGGCGAGTTCAAGCGCGAGCGGGTAGGGGACATGCCCACCGAGCTGGTGCCGCACTTCTTCCGTTCGCTGTGCGATGCCAGTGGCCTGAACCTCAACCTGCAGGTGCGCGGCGACAACGATCACCACAAAGTGGAAGCCTGCTTCAAGGCGCTGGCGCGTGCACTGCGCCCGGCGCTGGCCCGGCAGGGCACCGCGCTGCCGAGCACCAAGGGGGCGCTGTGACCGACGTTGCCCTGATCGATGCTGGCGGGGCCAACCTCGGCTCGGTGCGCTACGCGCTGGAGCGGCTCGGCGCGCGCGTGCGCCTGGTGCGCGATGCCGACGGCCTGGTGGGCGCACAGCGGGTGATCCTGCCCGGCGTCGGTGCGGCCGCACCGGGCATGCAGCGCCTGCATGCGCAGGGCCTGGTTGAACCGCTGCGCCGCCTGGAGGTGCCGCTGATGGGCATCTGCCTGGGCATGCAGCTGCTGTTCGAGCGTTCCGAAGAAACCGGCGTGGATGCGCTGGGCCTGATTCCCGGCACGGTGCGCAGACTGGTGCCGGCCTGTGGCATCCGCGTGCCGCACATGGGCTGGAACCGGCTGCTGGCGCTGCGCCCGTCGCTGCTGCTGCGGGGCGTGCCGGACCGTTCCAGCGCGTACTTCGTGCACAGCTATGCCGCGCCGCTGAACGCCCACACCGTCGCCGCCTGCGACCACGGCGGACTGTTCACTGCGGTGGTGGAGCAGGGGCGCTACTTCGGTGCCCAGTTCCACCCCGAGCGTTCCGGCGACACCGGTTCGCTGATGCTGCGCAATTTCCTCGAGGGCACTGCTGCATGAGTTTCACCGTCTACCCCGCACTGGATATCCGCGACGGCCGCGTGGTGCGGCTGCGCCAGGGCGACTACGCGCAGGAAACCTCCTACGGCGACGACCCGCTCCCGCGCGCGCAGACGTTTGCCGCGCACGGCGCGCAGTGGATGCACCTGGTCGACCTGGACGCTGCGCGGGCCGGCGGCTACACCCTGGCCCCGCTGCTGGCGGCGATCCGCCAGCACACGCCGTTGCAGGTGCAGACCGGTGGCGGTGTGCGTGGCCGTGACGACGTGGCGCGTATCCTGGACGCAGGCGCCAGCCGCGTGGTGGTCGGTTCGCTGGCCGTGCGCCGCCCCGATGAAGTGCTGGGCTGGCTGGATGAGTTCGGTGCCGAGCGCATCACGATTGCCCTGGATGCCCGCCAGGACGCGCAGGGCCAGTGGCAGCTGCCGGTGCACGGCTGGACCGAGAATGCCGGGGTGACTCTGGACGACCTGGCCGAGCGCTACGCGCGCGCTGGCATGCGTCACCTGCTGTGCACCGACATCGCCCGCGACGGCATGCTGGCCGGCCCCAACATCAGCCTCTACGCGCACCTGTCGGCGCGGCTGCCGGGCGTGGCGGTGCAGGCATCCGGCGGCATCCGTGACGTGGCCGACGTGGCCGAAGCGCGTGCGGCCGGCTGTGCCGGCGCCATCCTCGGCAAGGCGCTGCTGGAACAGCGCATGGACCTGGGCGAGGCATTGGCATGTTGAGCCGCCGCATCATTCCCTGCCTGGACGTGCGCGATGGGCGCGTGGTCAAGGGCGTGCGCTTCCGCGACCACGTCGACATGGGCGACATCGCCGAGCTGGCGCAGCGCTATCGCGACCAGGGCGCCGACGAGCTGGTGTTCTATGACATCGACGCCAGCCCCGAGGCACGCTCGGTGGACGTGGCCTGGATCGAGCGCATCGCGCGCCTGATCGACATCCCGTTCTGCGTGGCCGGTGGCATCGACAGCGTGGAAACCGCGCGCCGGGTGCTGTTTGCCGGCGCGGACAAGGTGTCGATCAATTCGCCCGCGCTGGGCCACCCCGAGCTGATCAGCGAGCTGGCCGAGGCGTTCGGTGTGCAGTGCGTGGTGGTCGGCGTCGATTCGGTGCGCGAGGACGATGGCCAATGGCGGGTACGCCGCTTCAGCGGTGACCCGAGCAGGACCCAGGCCGTGCCGTTGCGCACGCTGGACTGGATCGTCGAGGCGCAGCGCCGCGGTGCCGGCGAGATCGTGCTGAACTGCATGGACAGCGACGGCGTGCGCCGTGGCTACGATGTGGAACAGCTGCGGCAGGCCCGCGCGCTGTGCAGCGTGCCGCTCATCGCCTCTGGCGGAGCCGGTGCGATGGAGCATTTCGCACAGGCCTTCGACCTGGCCGACGTGGACGGCGCACTGGCCGCCAGCGTGTTCCACAGCGGTGCCATCGGCATTGCCGACCTGAAGCGCTACCTGCGCGAACAACAGATCGAGGTTCGAGATGTCTATTGAAGTACGCCCTTCGCCGCAGGCGCTGGAATCGCTCGACTGGGCAAAGGGCGATGGCCTGCTTCCGGCCGTGGTGCAGGATGCCGATACCCTGCAGGTGCTGATGCTGGGCTATGTCAACGCCGAGTCGCTGCACATCACCCGGGTGACCGGGCAGATGACCTTCTACAGCCGCAGCAGGCAGCGCCTGTGGACCAAGGGCGAACAGTCCGGCCACGTGCTGGCGGTGCAGTCGATCCGCGTGGACTGCGACGCCGACACCGTGCTGGTGCTGGCGCGCCCGGCCGGTCCGACCTGCCACACCGGCGCCGACAGCTGTTTCGACCAGGCGCCGAAGGATTTCCTGGGAGCGCTGGACCGGCTGGTCGCGGTGCGCGATGCGCAGCGGCCCGCCGGCAGCTATACCACCACGCTGTTCGAAGGCGGTGTCCGCCGCATCGCGCAGAAGGTGGGCGAGGAGGGCGTGGAGACTGCGCTGGCCGCGGTCGCGCAGGACGACGACGCGCTGCTCGGCGAAGCGGCCGACCTGCTGTATCACCTGCTGGTGCTGCTGCGCGCACGCGGGCTGTCGCTGGAGGATGCGCGGGCGGTCCTGGAAAAGCGTCATCGTTGAGCGGCGGCATGTGGACCAACGGTCCGCATCCCGCTGGCGACAGCGCGTGCGCGATGTCATCAACGGAATCTACAATAGGCGGTCTTTCTCTCCCGGACCGCCCCGATGAAACTGCCTGCCGCCTGGTTGTGCTGCCTGCTGCTGACCTCGCCGGCCTGGGCCGCCGATACGACGGTCAGTGGCAAGGTCTATCTGGAACGCGACGGCAAGGCCGGTCGTGGTGCCACCGACCCGGGCCTGGCAGGTGTGCAGGTCTCCAACGGCGAAACCATCGTCAGGACCGCGGCCGATGGCAGCTATTCGCTGCCGGTGCGCGATGGGCAGACGGTGTTCGTGATCAAGCCCGACGCCTATTCCTTCCCGAAGGCGGCCGACGGCCTGCCCTCGTTCTGGCGCCACTACCGCCCCACCGGTTCAGCGGTGCTGAAGTACGGCGGCATCGCCGCCACCGGTGATGCCACCCGCAGCTGGGATTTCGCCCTGCAGTCGGATCGCCACGACAGCCGTCGCGGCTTCCAGATGCTGGTGTTCACCGATTCGCAGACCGCCAGCCTGCAGGACATCGGCTATTACCAGCAGTCGATCGTGGCCCCGCTGGTGGGCCAGACCAAGGCCCGGCTGGGCACCACCCTGGGCGACATCGTCAACGACGACCTGAGCCTGTACCCGGCGATCAACCAGGTCACCACCCAGCTGGGCGTGCCGTGGTTCCATGTGCCCGGCAATCACGATCTGGATTTCGACGCGGCCAGTGATGCGCATTCGCTCGACAGCTGGCGCAACATCTATGGGCCCGATACCTACGCGGTGGAAGAGGGCGGCGCCAGTTTCGTGTTCCTCGACGACGTGGTGTACGACCCGAAGGCGAAGCCGAAGTACGTAGGCGGCCTGCGCGAAGATCAGTTCACCTTCCTGGCAGGCTATCTGCAGGGCCTGCGCAAGGACCGCCTGCTGGTGCTGGGCATGCACATCCCGTTGTTCGACGCAGCGCCGGGGCGCGAAACCTTCCGCCATGCCGACCGCCAGCGCCTGTTCGACCTGTTGAAGGACTTCCGCAACGTGCTGGTGCTCAGTGGCCACAGCCATACCCAGCAGCACGTGTACCACGGCAAAGCCGAGGGTTGGCAGGGTGACAAGCCGCTGCACGAATACAACGTCGGCGCCAACTGCGGCGCGTTCTGGTCGGGGGTGAAGAATGCCGCCGGCGTGCCGGACAGCACCATGAGCGACGGCACGCCCAAGGGCTATGCGCTGCTGGACGTGGCCGGCAACGGCAGCTACCGCCTGCAGTACCGCGTGGCCGGCGCCGCCGCCAGCGAGCAGATCGGCCTGCATGCGCCGAAGGTGCTGCGCCAGGGGGCCTACCCGGCGTGGGGCGTGTACGCCAACGTGTACATGGGCGAGGATGCCAGCGTGGTCGAGTACCGCATCGATGGCGGTGCCTGGCAGCCGATGAAGCAGGTCAGCCAGCCCGATCCGCGGCTGATGGTGGAGAACGTGGCCGACGATCTGGCGCCTGCGCTGCGGGGCTACGACCGTTCGCCGGAAGCCACCGCCTCGCCGCACCTGTGGCGCGGCGCGCTGCCGACCGATCTGGCGGTGGGCAGCCACAAGGTCGAGGTGCGGTCCACCCAGCCGGACGGCGCGGTGTTCACCGCCACCACCAGCTACAGTCTGCAGACCGCCCGGCCCTGAGCCGGGGCGGCTGGTACAGTCGTGGCAGCGCCACATCGCCGGGCACCACGTGCTGGTCCAGCGCACCCGGCCGCTGCTGTTCGCCGGTTTCCGGCCGCAGCGCCTGCGGGCGCTGGTGGACGGCGTGCAGGTGGTGGAACAGGAAGGCATGTAGCCGGGCGGGCGCCGTGCCGTGCTAGGCAAAGCCGCTCCAATGCCTGAGAATCGGCACGATTCAATCGATCCAAGCAGGCCAGCGTGACCATCGCAGCAGCGTCTCCGGTTTCCTCCGACTCCGCCCGCGGCGGCCTTCCGCGCAGTCTGGTCGTCGCCGATGTCGGCGGCACCTTCGCCCGCCTGGCGCTGGCCGAAACCACGCCGGGGCAGGCGCCACGGCTGGGCAGCTACCGCACCTATGCCTGCGCCGACCACGCCAGCCTGGCCGCGATCCTGGCCGACTTCACCGCCAGCCTCGAGGTACCGGTGCGGACCGCGGTGGTGGCCATCGCCGGCCTGCTCGATGGCGATGTGCTGATCAATGCCAACCTGCCGTGGACGGTCTCGCTGTCGGCCACCCGCGCGCAGTCCGGGCTGCACGAGCTGCAGCTGATCAACGATTTCGAGGCGGTGGCGCTGGCCATCCCCTACCTGCAGGCCGATACGCTGGTGCCGTTGAATGGCGATGCCGAC from Stenotrophomonas sp. 704A1 includes these protein-coding regions:
- the hisIE gene encoding bifunctional phosphoribosyl-AMP cyclohydrolase/phosphoribosyl-ATP diphosphatase HisIE, with the translated sequence MSIEVRPSPQALESLDWAKGDGLLPAVVQDADTLQVLMLGYVNAESLHITRVTGQMTFYSRSRQRLWTKGEQSGHVLAVQSIRVDCDADTVLVLARPAGPTCHTGADSCFDQAPKDFLGALDRLVAVRDAQRPAGSYTTTLFEGGVRRIAQKVGEEGVETALAAVAQDDDALLGEAADLLYHLLVLLRARGLSLEDARAVLEKRHR
- the hisF gene encoding imidazole glycerol phosphate synthase subunit HisF; translated protein: MLSRRIIPCLDVRDGRVVKGVRFRDHVDMGDIAELAQRYRDQGADELVFYDIDASPEARSVDVAWIERIARLIDIPFCVAGGIDSVETARRVLFAGADKVSINSPALGHPELISELAEAFGVQCVVVGVDSVREDDGQWRVRRFSGDPSRTQAVPLRTLDWIVEAQRRGAGEIVLNCMDSDGVRRGYDVEQLRQARALCSVPLIASGGAGAMEHFAQAFDLADVDGALAASVFHSGAIGIADLKRYLREQQIEVRDVY
- a CDS encoding calcineurin-like phosphoesterase family protein, whose product is MKLPAAWLCCLLLTSPAWAADTTVSGKVYLERDGKAGRGATDPGLAGVQVSNGETIVRTAADGSYSLPVRDGQTVFVIKPDAYSFPKAADGLPSFWRHYRPTGSAVLKYGGIAATGDATRSWDFALQSDRHDSRRGFQMLVFTDSQTASLQDIGYYQQSIVAPLVGQTKARLGTTLGDIVNDDLSLYPAINQVTTQLGVPWFHVPGNHDLDFDAASDAHSLDSWRNIYGPDTYAVEEGGASFVFLDDVVYDPKAKPKYVGGLREDQFTFLAGYLQGLRKDRLLVLGMHIPLFDAAPGRETFRHADRQRLFDLLKDFRNVLVLSGHSHTQQHVYHGKAEGWQGDKPLHEYNVGANCGAFWSGVKNAAGVPDSTMSDGTPKGYALLDVAGNGSYRLQYRVAGAAASEQIGLHAPKVLRQGAYPAWGVYANVYMGEDASVVEYRIDGGAWQPMKQVSQPDPRLMVENVADDLAPALRGYDRSPEATASPHLWRGALPTDLAVGSHKVEVRSTQPDGAVFTATTSYSLQTARP